In a single window of the Nicotiana tomentosiformis chromosome 10, ASM39032v3, whole genome shotgun sequence genome:
- the LOC138899658 gene encoding uncharacterized protein yields MNRAVEAANKNIKKILRKMVDNYKQWHKKLPFSLLGYRTTVRTSTRTTPYLLVYGTEAVIPAEVEIPSLRIIQEVELSDAEWVQPYYEQLALIDGKRINAVYCFENFVSMTAIRYPG; encoded by the exons ATGAATAGAGCTGTAGAGGccgccaacaagaatatcaagaagatactaaggaaaaTGGTAGACAATTACAAGCAATGGCACAAGAAGTTGCCATTTTCTCTGCTCGggtatcgtaccacggttcgcacatctACTAGGAcaactccttacctattggtttatggcactgaagcagttattcctgccgaagtagaaatcccttctttgagaattatacaagaagtcgagctcagcgatgcagaatgggtacAACCCTACtatgaacaactggctctcattgacggAAAGAGAATTAatgca GTATATTGTTTTGAAAACTTTGTTTCTATGACAGCCATTCGTTACCCAGGATAA